CCATGTTGCGGAATAAACTAACTATAAATGTCTCTTCACTCTTAAGTGATCACGTGGTTTCTGACTGTGATTGCAGGCAGAGCAGTTGAATGTGCCCAGGCTCTGGCCAAAGCTAGCCTCTATCCAGTCCACATAGTGAGAGGAGGCTTTCAGAAGTTCTCAGCTCTGTACCCTTTCTTAAGGACTGAGAAAATTATGTACACCATCATGGTAAGACAAACACACCTGGCTTTGAGCTTCATATCATCATACTTAAGTCTGTGAGCGTTCATCTGAATCATGCAGGTGGTACAAAGTCTGGAGGACATTGAATCTAAATGGACTGGACCTATGATTAGACACTGATTTTTGTCCAGTCCAGTGGTTCAGATGAAATTGTCCGCAGAGTCGCTTTACAAGGTAGGGTCACATAATCAAGCAATAATTCAGGATCTGCCCTCGGTGATATTAAACTCAAGTGGTACAATTTCTCAAAAGAAAATTGTCTGTACAAATTTTCAATTCATAAAATCACCAAAGGCCCATTGACACACATTGTTTAGCTAAAACTCTGTGAGCCTTATGGCAGTTCCAGTGCTTCCTAAACAATATAAAATAGATTAAttatcttattttcttttctagGTGCCAGCTgattcaaactgctgctgataaatgcaacttaatgttttttaatatatctTTGTTGTCTCAGGAGCTGGAAAACCTGAAAGCTTATCCAGTGGAGGTTATAGCAGGACTGCTGTATATGGGTAACCAGACACAAGGCATGAACTCCAGTATCCTCAGAGACCTGAAAATCAGCGCTGTCATCGCCATCTCACAGAGTGACACTCTGGAGTAAGGCAGGAACTGAACATTTGAAATATTCTGAATGTCATGTGTCATGTTCGGTCATGTTTGCTCTGAATTTCCTTTGAATTTGTTCAGATCTAGGTCCATAAAAGGGAACCAGACCATCCTTAACATCCCTGTATCTGACTCTGTGGCATCTGACTTCTATTCAAGTTTTGAAAGGATTTGTAGTTTTATTGGTAAGTGACACTATACTTATAATAAATAATCTGGTAAACCTTACAAATGCTCATATTCTCAGTTACAGGAGCAGGTAACTCATCAATTATGGGCATCAAGGTTTTAGAGCTGTAAAATTGTGATGGGGCTTAGTGTGGAGTTTAGTTAGTTTTTTTCACTGAACTAATAATCTATCTTCTTTTTTCAGGGTCACACATCAACATGGGCTCTCGTGTGTTGATAGTTTCCAGGCAGGGCAGAAGCCGCTGCAGTGCTCTAACCATTGCCTTTCTTATGCACCACCTCAAATACACACTGGAGGTTAAGTGGAGTCCATTCAGTTTGGTTTCATTGCGTGCTGAGTATAGTAATATTATCTGCCacaaacagctagcctgaccACCCACCAGTGCCTCTATGGATCACTGTTTAGCACATTACACCTACACcacactctcatgtctgtacgcTAAATATGTAGCTGGAGTTTGTCACCCTTACACTTTTGTATCAGTTAAACagataatatacagtatatcagtcCTTTTTCTTGCTCTAAATCTGAGCAAGAAAGTGAATTtccccaaatgtcaaactactcttgtagcacacagagctgagacTGATATGGATCATGGTAAGAAAGCATGTGAATATGAAACATAATGCTGTTGCTTTGACTTTTCTCAGGAGGCCTGGAGGTACATGCTCAAATGTAAACCAGACACGAGGCCAAACACAGGGTTTCTACAGCAGCTGTCTGACTGGGAGCTTCACACCATGGGAACTAAAGTGACTGATATCTCCAAAGCTCATTTTTAACAAAGGAATGTGGCTGGTTCATATTCAGTAAAGACAAGTGATTTCAGTTGCATtacatcattattatcattattattacaggCACATGTCCTCTGTTTAAGTTTGCAAAGAGAAGGCTTAGGCTGTAGGTCTACTTTCTGGTAACACTTTATAATGCAGTCTTTAATGCAGTCTttgatttacagtgtaattttgttGTATGAAATGGGTACTAATAAAATAGTTTCCAAAGGGAGTAGCACCTCGGCATTTAAGATGAAAGGAGAAATGAATAGACTATGAGTATTTTAGAGCGTGTCTTTGGGGTACAGTACTTGAAACAAAACTGGAGAAAACTTGGGAAATAAGGTGTTAACAACCTTCATACTGTGCAATTGAAGTGTAAAAAGGGGAGAATAGCTGTACATTGTAGCTTTGCTCATTTCATTTAGAAACATTATTGCAGCACCTAGGagaaaatattatatatttgaGGGGAGTTCAATCACACCCACACTACAGAGATTTATTACCATGTACCATGGACTATACATCTGAAAGTTTTCTGTCATAGCATGCAGCATGCCATGACAGAAAACAGGTATGATAGGTATTCTGGagtagaaaacacacacacctgtctgaaGTGCACAGCTATGAAAGCTTTTGAGAACAAAAACTTTCAATGAAGCAATTTAATGATGTAACATGCAGAAGTAGGAAGATctaattattttaattgcatGGTATAAATAAAGCATGTGGGCTTTTCTCCCCTTTTACCTCTTTAATCATACATGGATAGAAAGACCATTTCCCCATAATTCACTTTTGTTGCCTTAtgatataattaattttttctttgcctttaaATTCTCAACTCTTCGAGAATACACTTAGTTTGGACATTTACCAAATGTAagaacacaaaaagaaacacaaaaaagt
The DNA window shown above is from Lates calcarifer isolate ASB-BC8 linkage group LG20, TLL_Latcal_v3, whole genome shotgun sequence and carries:
- the styxl1 gene encoding serine/threonine/tyrosine-interacting-like protein 1 isoform X1 — its product is MAEIIMCEPFELYNLLNQCRCVSRLAEINYLCLIDARAAQDYNTSHIITAKNVKMDSEGKFLLPVAVEVDSMQHVVVYDSDTSSLDEQGRAVECAQALAKASLYPVHIVRGGFQKFSALYPFLRTEKIMYTIMELENLKAYPVEVIAGLLYMGNQTQGMNSSILRDLKISAVIAISQSDTLESRSIKGNQTILNIPVSDSVASDFYSSFERICSFIGSHINMGSRVLIVSRQGRSRCSALTIAFLMHHLKYTLEEAWRYMLKCKPDTRPNTGFLQQLSDWELHTMGTKVTDISKAHF
- the styxl1 gene encoding serine/threonine/tyrosine-interacting-like protein 1 isoform X2; translation: MLSFSLRWLRSSCVSHLSSTISSTSADARAAQDYNTSHIITAKNVKMDSEGKFLLPVAVEVDSMQHVVVYDSDTSSLDEQGRAVECAQALAKASLYPVHIVRGGFQKFSALYPFLRTEKIMYTIMELENLKAYPVEVIAGLLYMGNQTQGMNSSILRDLKISAVIAISQSDTLESRSIKGNQTILNIPVSDSVASDFYSSFERICSFIGSHINMGSRVLIVSRQGRSRCSALTIAFLMHHLKYTLEEAWRYMLKCKPDTRPNTGFLQQLSDWELHTMGTKVTDISKAHF